A genomic region of Barnesiella viscericola DSM 18177 contains the following coding sequences:
- a CDS encoding glycosyltransferase family 4 protein: MKRLLIDANPIVPYYVTGRVTGIGRTTLELIQALARIPNLPLEVILYSQNMKGIGGRNTGLPFKNYHLYLPHRENINRLLARFPVKEWWTGYDLMHITHNFEYVYRPDKCVVTLHDALFMKIRESAFAHEKMRQIVPPFMHQCKHIITCSEASKRDIVETMNVAPEKITVIYWGVKHDIFYPQLDKVEVWRRIGSKLGLHNPYFLSVSCNAERKRTDVLVRSYMALLKSQSVQYDLVLVWGNPPQTLLEEIHANGFDSRIHFLKNISDEDLALLYNGAKAMIFPSSYEGFGLPLLESMACGTPVVTCKNSSLDEIAGEAAIYLEEPISNSLLDIMMHFEQHELELNSMIEKGLKRAALFNWEKTAEETVQVYSKLLNLS, encoded by the coding sequence GGAATTGATTCAGGCATTGGCTCGAATTCCTAATTTGCCACTTGAGGTTATTTTGTACTCTCAGAACATGAAGGGAATAGGAGGACGTAATACGGGATTACCGTTTAAAAATTATCATCTTTATTTGCCTCATCGGGAGAACATAAATCGTCTATTAGCTCGATTCCCCGTAAAAGAGTGGTGGACGGGATATGATTTAATGCATATCACGCATAACTTTGAATATGTATATCGGCCGGATAAATGTGTGGTTACATTGCACGATGCCTTATTCATGAAGATTCGGGAGTCGGCTTTTGCCCATGAGAAGATGCGACAGATTGTTCCACCATTTATGCACCAGTGCAAGCACATTATTACCTGTTCTGAGGCATCTAAACGAGATATTGTTGAGACCATGAACGTTGCTCCTGAGAAAATTACGGTGATTTATTGGGGGGTGAAGCATGATATATTTTATCCGCAACTTGATAAGGTTGAGGTATGGAGGAGGATAGGGAGCAAGTTGGGCTTACATAATCCCTATTTTTTAAGTGTCTCTTGCAATGCCGAACGAAAACGTACCGATGTCTTGGTCAGAAGTTATATGGCTTTGTTGAAGTCTCAATCGGTTCAGTATGATTTAGTATTGGTGTGGGGGAATCCTCCCCAAACGTTATTGGAGGAGATTCATGCTAATGGATTTGACTCGCGAATTCATTTTCTAAAAAACATATCAGATGAGGATTTGGCCTTGTTGTATAATGGAGCCAAAGCGATGATTTTCCCGTCGTCGTATGAAGGGTTTGGATTGCCGCTTTTGGAGTCAATGGCTTGTGGAACTCCTGTCGTTACTTGTAAAAACAGCTCCCTTGACGAAATAGCTGGCGAGGCTGCTATTTATTTGGAAGAACCCATTTCGAATAGTTTGTTAGATATTATGATGCATTTTGAGCAACATGAATTAGAGCTGAACTCTATGATAGAAAAAGGCCTGAAGAGAGCCGCTTTGTTTAATTGGGAAAAAACAGCAGAAGAGACAGTTCAAGTTTATTCTAAATTACTAAATTTATCATGA